The Streptomyces sp. NBC_00691 genome has a segment encoding these proteins:
- the mshC gene encoding cysteine--1-D-myo-inosityl 2-amino-2-deoxy-alpha-D-glucopyranoside ligase, whose product MHAWPASEVPALPGKGRDLRIHDTATGGRVTLAPGPVARIYVCGITPYDATHMGHAATYNAFDLVQRVWLDTKRQVHYVQNVTDVDDPLLERAIRDGIDWVGLAERETALFREDMTALRMLPPQHYIGAVEAIPGIVPLVERLRDSGAAYELEGDVYFSVDADPHFGQVSNYTTELMRHLSAERGGDPDRPGKKNPLDPMLWMAAREGEPSWDGASLGPGRPGWHIECVAIALDHLGMGFDVQGGGSDLIFPHHEMGASHAQTLTGEFPMAKAYVHAGMVGLDGEKMSKSRGNLVFVSKLRRDGVDPAAIRLALLSHRYRDDWEWTDQVLQDAVERLGRWRAAVSRPDGPSADALVEELRDALSDDLDTPTALAAVDRWATLQEAEGGADDSAPGLVSRAVDALLGVAL is encoded by the coding sequence ATGCATGCCTGGCCCGCTTCTGAGGTCCCCGCCCTTCCCGGCAAGGGCCGCGACCTCCGGATCCACGACACCGCGACCGGTGGACGAGTGACCCTCGCCCCCGGCCCCGTCGCCCGTATCTACGTCTGCGGCATCACGCCGTACGACGCGACCCACATGGGTCACGCGGCGACCTACAACGCGTTCGACCTCGTTCAGCGCGTGTGGCTCGACACCAAGCGGCAGGTGCACTACGTCCAGAACGTCACGGACGTGGACGACCCGCTCCTGGAGCGCGCGATCCGCGACGGCATCGACTGGGTCGGCCTCGCCGAGCGGGAGACCGCCCTCTTCCGCGAGGACATGACCGCCCTGCGGATGCTGCCCCCGCAGCACTACATCGGCGCCGTCGAAGCCATACCCGGCATCGTCCCGCTCGTCGAGCGCCTCCGGGACTCCGGAGCCGCCTACGAGCTCGAAGGAGACGTCTATTTCTCCGTCGACGCCGACCCGCACTTCGGACAGGTCTCGAACTACACCACCGAGCTGATGCGCCACCTCTCCGCCGAGCGCGGCGGGGACCCGGACCGTCCGGGCAAGAAGAACCCGCTCGACCCGATGCTCTGGATGGCCGCCCGCGAGGGCGAGCCGAGCTGGGACGGCGCGAGCCTCGGCCCCGGCCGCCCCGGCTGGCACATCGAGTGCGTCGCCATCGCCCTCGACCACCTCGGCATGGGCTTCGACGTGCAGGGCGGCGGATCCGACCTGATCTTCCCGCACCACGAGATGGGCGCCTCCCACGCCCAGACGCTCACCGGCGAGTTCCCCATGGCGAAGGCGTACGTCCACGCCGGCATGGTCGGCCTCGACGGCGAGAAGATGTCCAAGTCCCGGGGCAACCTGGTCTTCGTCTCGAAGCTCCGCCGCGACGGCGTCGACCCGGCCGCCATCCGGCTCGCGCTGCTCTCCCACCGCTACCGCGACGACTGGGAGTGGACCGACCAGGTCCTCCAGGACGCCGTGGAGCGTCTCGGCCGGTGGCGCGCCGCCGTGTCGCGCCCCGACGGCCCGTCCGCCGACGCGCTCGTCGAGGAGCTCCGCGACGCGCTGTCCGACGACCTCGACACGCCCACCGCGCTCGCAGCGGTCGACCGCTGGGCCACGCTCCAGGAGGCCGAGGGTGGCGCCGACGATTCCGCTCCCGGTCTCGTCTCCCGCGCCGTCGACGCACTGCTCGGTGTGGCCCTGTAA
- a CDS encoding SCO1664 family protein — protein MPAPERIPPRSMSSSPPTPRDAELLARGELTVRGQVREASNAVLYCSVAYGGREAACVYKPVAGEAPLWDFPDGTLAQREVAAYEISEAMGWGLVPPTVLRDGPYGEGMVQLWIEADPQARLLALTEDDEAGEGWKAVGPAQVDEDRTALLVHADTPDLRRLAVLDAVINNGDRKGGHLLPAPGGHLYGIDHGVTFHVDDKLRTLLWGWAGEELPAEAAGVLDALGRSLAPGEPLAARLAELLTDAEVAAVRARVEALRTTGRHPEPSGQWPAIPWPPV, from the coding sequence CTGCCCGCGCCAGAACGGATACCGCCGCGGAGCATGAGCAGCAGCCCCCCGACGCCCCGGGACGCCGAGCTGCTCGCCCGTGGTGAGCTGACGGTACGCGGCCAGGTCCGCGAGGCCTCCAATGCCGTCCTGTACTGCTCCGTCGCGTACGGGGGCAGGGAAGCGGCCTGTGTGTACAAGCCGGTCGCGGGGGAGGCCCCGCTGTGGGACTTTCCCGACGGCACGCTCGCGCAGCGCGAGGTCGCGGCGTACGAGATCTCCGAGGCCATGGGCTGGGGTCTGGTCCCGCCGACCGTGCTCCGCGACGGGCCCTACGGGGAGGGCATGGTCCAGCTGTGGATCGAGGCCGATCCCCAGGCGCGGCTGCTCGCCCTGACCGAGGACGACGAGGCGGGCGAGGGCTGGAAGGCCGTCGGCCCCGCCCAGGTCGACGAGGACCGCACCGCGCTCCTCGTCCACGCGGACACCCCCGACCTGCGGCGGCTCGCCGTCCTGGACGCCGTCATCAACAACGGCGACCGCAAGGGCGGCCATCTGCTGCCCGCTCCCGGCGGGCACCTCTACGGCATCGACCACGGGGTCACCTTCCACGTCGACGACAAACTGCGCACCCTCCTGTGGGGCTGGGCGGGCGAGGAGCTGCCCGCCGAGGCGGCCGGGGTGCTCGACGCGCTCGGCCGCTCCCTGGCCCCGGGAGAGCCGCTCGCCGCCCGTCTGGCGGAACTGCTCACGGATGCCGAGGTGGCGGCCGTACGCGCCCGCGTGGAGGCGTTGCGGACCACGGGACGGCATCCGGAGCCCTCCGGGCAGTGGCCGGCGATCCCCTGGCCGCCCGTCTGA